Proteins encoded together in one Camelina sativa cultivar DH55 chromosome 9, Cs, whole genome shotgun sequence window:
- the LOC104713504 gene encoding uncharacterized protein LOC104713504, translating into MKMLHCFAGLINRKKHKGNSKPLPPKTQRILQIRLEEPVKPLENDEPNISGYDKDSPIKHESYDGEDERDDKDSTDREFPKFEDQERVRAVESLKSKEIVKEVTDTSDNGDDDADDDDEGGHVSDPGLGRATAWVASPKLKRSCSTLSKFNGRFQGSDLHDLRETVPVGNESVRSHRSADRVMLKKHSSMQILPSGSRRLWWKLFLWSHRNLHKHRVSLKSQPLNKNHQSGYTSDFAEHNQSSHDEESTNNCAEFTNQSSNLWPRHNQWVAFSAESSSMKRVDEWVRGLDIEATVLLDNEDKDVLASFPTSPNTERSPSRNVVQSGNVTEAIVHANSLIQSLSKSSSVAHISSIGLKAIPSISHFTSLKSIDLSNNFIVQITPASLPKGLHALNLSKNKISVIEGLRDLSRLRVLDLSYNRISRIGQGLSNCTLIKELYLAGNKISNVEGLHRLLKLIVLDLSFNKIATTKAIGQLVANYNSLVALNILGNPIQNNIGEDQLRKTVSGLLPKLVYLNKQLIKPQRAREVLKDSVARAAFGGGDSLHHRRKRTSTKKAVGSASPSAHHRGHIGKGRGSKSRRSQHQLRKTSAAETPSH; encoded by the exons ATGAAGATGTTACACTGCTTTGCTGGATTGATCAATAGGAAGAAACATAAG GGGAATTCAAAACCTCTGCCACCGAAAACACAAAGAATCCTTCAGATCAGGCTTGAGGAGCCAGTGAAGCCTCTGGAGAATGACGAGCCTAACATCTCAGGCTACGACAAGGACAGTCCTATCAAGCACGAGTCTTATGACGGCGAAGATGAACGCGACGACAAGGATTCAACAGACCGTGAGTTTCCTAAATTCGAAGATCAAGAACGAGTCAGAGCCGTTGAATCTCTTAAAAGCAAGGAGATTGTCAAGGAAGTTACAGATACTTCTGacaatggtgatgatgatgctgatgatgatgatgaaggtggACACGTTAGTGATCCAGGATTAGGCAGAGCCACGGCTTGGGTAGCTTCTCCTAAGCTTAAACGATCCTGCTCCACTCTCAGCAAGTTCAATGGCAGGTTCCAAGGTTCTGATCTCCATGACCTAAGAGAGACCGTTCCGGTTGGTAATGAATCAGTGAGGTCTCATAGAAGTGCAGATAGAGTGATGCTCAAGAAACACTCATCCATGCAGATACTTCCCTCTGGGAGCCGCCGGCTCTGGTGGAAACTGTTCCTATGGAGCCATAGGAACCTTCACAAACACCGTGTTTCGCTAAAGTCACAGCCTTTGAACAAGAACCATCAGTCTGGATACACCTCTGACTTTGCTGAGCACAACCAATCGAGCCATGATGAAGAATCTACAAACAATTGCGCTGAGTTCACAAACCAATCATCAAACTTATGGCCTCGTCATAATCAGTGGGTAGCCTTCTCTGCTGAATCCTCTTCGATGAAACGAGTGGACGAGTGGGTAAGAGGCCTCGATATCGAAGCCACAGTTCTTCTAGACAACGAGGATAAGGATGTCTTGGCCAGCTTCCCAACTTCTCCTAATACAGAGAGATCACCCTCACGAAATGTGGTTCAGTCCGGTAATGTCACGGAGGCTATAGTGCATGCAAACAGCCTAATCCAATCGCTGAGCAAATCCTCGAGCGTGGCTCACATCTCGAGCATAGGCTTGAAAGCGATCCCAAGCATCTCACATTTCACCAGCCTCAAGTCCATTGATCTATCAAACAACTTCATAG TTCAAATTACCCCTGCATCGCTTCCAAAGGGACTCCACGCATTAAACCTGTCCAAGAACAAGATCAGTGTTATCGAGGGACTAAGAGATTTGTCACGCCTAAGAGTGctcgatctcagttacaatcgtATATCGCGCATAGGACAAG GTTTATCAAACTGTACACTAATCAAGGAACTATACCTCGCCGGGAACAAGATCAGCAATGTAGAAGGCTTACACAGATTGCTGAAACTCATCGTTCTTGATCTTAGCTTCAACAAGATCGCCACCACCAAAGCAATAGGCCAGCTCGTTGCCAACTACAACTCTCTCGTCGCTCTGAACATTCTTGGAAACCCGATTCAGAACAATATCGGTGAGGACCAGTTGCGCAAGACTGTCTCTGGCCTTCTCCCTAAGCTAGTTTATCTAAACAAGCAGCTCATTAAGCCACAACGAGCCAGGGAAGTTCTCAAAGATAGTGTAGCGAGAGCTGCGTTTGGTGGCGGAGATTCTCTTCACCATCGACGCAAAAGAACATCCACCAAGAAAGCTGTGGGATCAGCCTCCCCTAGCGCTCACCACCGAGGCCATATTGGAAAGGGACGTGGATCTAAAAGCAGAAGAAGCCAACATCAGCTAAGGAAAACTTCAGCTGCAGAGACACCATCACATTGA
- the LOC104713505 gene encoding probable pectin methyltransferase QUA2 — MSMPLQRGISGVRVSDSSDDLRDSQMKDKTDKDDLIRGRSTTADSPHLTLRFPFAFLFTSNHNKHGGDNAFPAADPYTARTRHRLMLMFLKISLVLIVVFALAGSFWWTISISTSSRGHVYHNYRRLQEQLVSDLLDIEEISLGPNRWKDLDYCNIDDSENFVPCFNASENLALGYSNGDEIDRFCGPGSKQECLVLPPVKYRVPLRWPTGKDVIWLANVKITAQEVVSSGSITKRMMMMEDDQISFRSASLMSDEVEDYSHQIAQMIGIKNDNFIEAGVRTILDIGCGYGSFGAHLLSKQLLTMCIANYEASGSQVQLTLERGLPAMIGSFISKQLPYPSLSFDMLHCLRCGIDWDQKDGLLLVEVDRVLKPGGYFVWTSPLTNARSKENLKRWNFIHDFAESICWTILPQQDETVVWRKTIKTKCYSSRKPGVGPSVCTKGHDVESPYYRPLQMCIGGTRSRRWIPIEGRTRWPSRSNMNKTELSLYGLHPEVLGEDAENWKITVREYWSLLSPLIFSDHPKRPGDEDPSPPYNMLRNVLDMNAQYGGLNAALLEAKKSVWVMNVVPTAGPNHLPMILDRGLVGVLHDWCEPFPTYPRTYDLVHADNLLSLQTGQRRRSQCSLMAIFTEIDRLLRPEGWVIIRDTALLVEKARAMITQLKWEARVIEVESSSEQRLLICQKPLTKRQQSI; from the exons atgtcGATGCCACTACAGCGTGGCATCTCTGGAGTACGAGTTTCTGATAGCAGTGATGATCTAAGAGACTCTCAAATGAAAGACAAAACTGATAAAGATGATTTGATTCGTGGTCGTTCTACTACAGCAGATTCCCCCCACTTAACCTTGAGGTTTCCTTTTGCTTTCCTCTTTACTAGTAACCACAACAAGCACGGCGGCGATAACGCTTTCCCTGCTGCTGATCCTTATACTGCAAGGACCAGACACAGATTGATGCTCATGTTTCTTAAGATCAGTTTGGTTCTTATTGTTGTTTTTGCTCTTGCTGGATCTTTCTGGTGGACCATTTCTATTTCCACTTCTTCCAGAGGTCATGTATATCACAACTATAGGAGGTTACAGGAGCAGCTTGTTTCTGACTTGTTGGATATTGAGGAGATTTCTCTTGGTCCTAATCGCTGGAAGGACTTGGATTATTGTAATATTGATGATTCTGAGAATTTTGTTCCTTGCTTTAATGCTTCTGAGAATCTTGCACTTGGTTACTCTAACGGTGATGAGATTGATCGCTTTTGTGGCCCTGGATCGAAGCAAGAATGTTTGGTTTTGCCACCGGTGAAATATCGTGTTCCTCTTAGGTGGCCCACTGGTAAAGATGTCATCTGGTTAGCTAATGTTAAGATTACTGCTCAAGAAGTTGTCTCTTCTGGTAGTATAACCAAGAG aatgatgatgatggaagaTGATCAGATATCTTTTCGTTCAGCATCTCTTATGTCTGATGAGGTTGAAGATTATTCCCATCAGATTGCTCAAATGATTGGgattaaaaatgataatttcaTAGAAGCTGGT GTGAGAACTATCTTGGATATTGGATGTGGTTATGGTAGCTTTGGGGCACATCTACTCTCCAAACAACTTTTAACCATGTGCATAGCAAATTACGAAGCCTCGGGTAGCCAAGTTCAGCTAACCCTCGAAAGGGGTCTCCCTGCAATGATTGGTTCTTTTATATCAAAGCAATTGCCGTATCCTTCTCTTTCCTTTGATATGTTGCATTGCTTAAGATGTGGCATTGATTGGGACCAGAAAG ATGGTCTTCTCCTTGTGGAAGTCGACAGGGTTCTTAAACCCGGAGGTTACTTTGTTTGGACATCTCCGCTCACAAACGCACGTAGCAAAGAGAATCTTAAAAGATGGAACTTTATTCATGATTTTGCTGAAAGCATCTGTTGGACTATTTTACCTCAGCAAGACGAGACAGTTGTCTGGAGAAAGacaatcaaaaccaaatgtTATAGTTCCCG GAAACCTGGGGTGGGGCCTTCTGTGTGTACCAAAGGGCACGACGTTGAGTCTCCTTATTACAGGCCACTTCAGATGTGTATTGGTGGAACACGTAGCCGGAGGTGGATTCCCATTGAAGGCAGGACAAGATGGCCTAGCCGATCTAACATGAACAAGACTGAACTTTCACTATATG GTCTTCACCCTGAGGTGCTTGGAGAGGATGCTGAGAACTGGAAAATAACAGTAAGAGAATACTGGTCTCTCTTGTCTCCTCTGATATTCTCTGATCATCCCAAGAGACCAGGCGATGAAGATCCATCACCGCCTTACAACATGCTCAGAAACGTATTGGATATGAATGCTCAATACGGTGGTCTCAATGCCGCATTGTTGGAAGCAAAGAAATCAGTATGGGTCATGAACGTGGTCCCTACAGCTGGACCTAACCACCTCCCCATGATCCTTGACCGTGGCTTAGTCGGAGTTTTGCACGACTG gtgtGAGCCATTCCCGACTTACCCGAGAACATATGATCTGGTGCACGCAGACAATCTCTTGTCGCTTCAGACAGGTCAGCGCCGCCGAAGTCAATGTTCGCTCATGGCTATATTCACAGAGATTGACAGATTACTTCGTCCAGAG GGATGGGTGATCATCCGTGACACGGCGCTTCTGGTGGAAAAGGCGAGAGCGATGATAACGCAGTTGAAGTGGGAGGCTCGAGTGATAGAGGTTGAAAGCAGCAGTGAACAGAGACTTCTCATCTGCCAAAAGCCTTTGACCAAAAGACAACAGtcaatctga